Sequence from the Streptomyces sp. NBC_00358 genome:
CACCGCGGCGTCCGCGATCGAGTACAGCACCCCCGTCGGCCCGTGCCGCAGCATCTCGGGGTCCGACTCCAGGCGCCGCCGGACCGCCGTCAGCGGCGACTCCTCGCCGTGCCGCACGGTCACCACGAACGAGTCGCCGATGAAGACCATGACCTCACCGGAGGTGACGGTGTCGCTCTCCGGCTCGTACGACACCGGTTTGAGGACCACGAAGAGCGAGTCCTCGTACACCTCCAGCTTCGGGCGCTGATGGGCTTTGAGGGCGTCCTCGACCGCCAGCGGATGGAGCCCGAACTCCTCCGTGACCAGGTCGAACTCCTTCTCGGTGGGCTCATGCAGGCCGATCCACACGAAGGCGTCGCCCTCGGCGCGGCACTGTGCCAGGGCGTCGGAGAGGTCGTCTGGACCCTCCGTCCGGCGTCCGTCACGGTAGATGGCGCAGTCGACGATCACGGAGCGCATTCTCCCGTCGTCGTGGCCGCGTCGCACAGCGGGGGCCGCTTTCCACAGGGCCCGTCGGCTCCACCGGCCGTCCGTTTACGCTGGGCCGCATGCCCACCCTGATCCTCGTCCGGCACGGACGTTCCACCGCCAACACCGCGGGACTGCTCGCCGGCTGGACACCCGGCGTCGCCCTCGACGAGCGCGGCACCCAGCAGGCCGCGGCGTTGCCCGGCAGGCTCGCCGGGCTGCCGATCGCCGAGGTCGTCACCAGTCCGCTCCAACGCTGCCAGGAGACCGTCCAGCCGCTGCTGGAGGCCCGCCCCGAGGTCCCCGCGCACACCGAGGAACGCATCGGAGAGGCCCACTACGGCGACTGGTCGGGCCGCAAGCTCGCCGAGCTCAAGGACGAGCCGCTGATGGACGTCGTCCAGGCGCATCCTTCCGCGGCCGCGTTCCCGGGCGGCGAGTCGATGCGGGCCATGCAGACCCGGGCCGCCGAGGCGGTGCGCGAGTGGAACGCGCGCGTGGAGCGCGACCACGGCGGTGACGCGGTCTATCTCATGTGTTCGCACGGCGACATCATCAAGTCGCTCGTCGCCGACGCACTCGGACTTCATCTGGACCTCTTTCAGCGGATCTCCGTAGAACCGTGTTCCATCACAGCGATCCGTTACACCCGGTTGAGGCCCTTTCTCGTGCGTCTCGGGGACACCGGTGATCTCGCGTCCCTGGCGCCGCGCGAGGAGCCCGCGAGCGGCGACGCTCCGGTCGGGGGCGGTGCGGGCGCACCGTGATCGTCGGCCGCAGTAGGGTGAAGCGGTCGAACCAGCACAGTAGTTGTCAACCCGTTCTCAGCCGATGCGGGCCCGGCGCGGTCAGCCGGCCCCATGCCGATTCAATGGAGACAGGACGTGTCCCGTCAGGTGTTCCTCTACGACCCCCCGGACCGCTTCGTGGCCGGTACGGTCGGGTTGCCCGGACGCCGTACCTTCTTCCTGCAGGCATCCTCGGGCCCTCGGGTGACGAGTGTGGCCCTGGAGAAGACCCAGGTCGCCGCGCTGGCCGAACGGATGGACGAGCTCCTGGACGAGGTCGTCCGGCGCACCGGGGGCAGCGCCCCGGTCCCGGCGATGGCGTCCACCGAGGTGTCCGACACCGCGCCCCTCGACACACCGGTGGAGGAGGAGTTCCGGGTCGGCACCATGGCACTGGCCTGGGACGGCGAAGAGCAGCGCATGATCGTCGAGGCGCAGGCACTCGTGGAAGTCGAGGCCGAGTCCGACGAGGACCTCGCCGAGGCCGAGGAGCGGCTGCTCCAGGACGAGGAGAACGGCCCGCCGATGCTCCGGGTCCGCCTCAGCGGCGCGCAGGCCAGGGCCTTCGCCAAGCGCGCACTCGACGTCGTCAACGCCGGCCGGCCCCCCTGCCCGCTGTGCAGCCTCCCGCTCGACCCGGAAGGACACGTATGTCCGCGCCAGAACGGATACCGCCGCGGAGCGTGACGACCGCCGAACTGCTCGCCCGGGGTGAGCTGAAGGTGCGCGGACAAATCCGTGAGGCCTCGAACGCGGTGCTCTACTGCTCCGTGTCGTACGAGGGCCGCGAGGCGTTCTGCGTCTACAAACCCGTCGCCGGGGAGCGCCCCCTGTGGGACTTCCCCGACGGCACGCTCGCCCAGCGCGAGGTCGCGGCCTACGAGGTCTCCGAGGCGACCGGCTGGGGGCTCGTGCCCACCACCGTGCTGCGCGACGGGCCCTACGGCGAGGGCATGTGCCAGTTGTGGATCGAGGCGTCCGCCGCCGAGGACGGCGCCGGGCTGCTCGCGCTCGTGGAGGGCGAGGAACCCGCCGAAGGCTGGAAGGCGATCGGTTTCGCCGAGGTCGACGAGGGCCGGACGGCGCTGCTCGTGCACGCCGACGACGTCCGGCTGCGGCGGCTCGCCGTCCTCGACGCCGTGATCAACAACGCCGACCGCAAGGGCGGCCATCTGCTGCCCGCGCAGGAGGGCCACCTCTACGGCATCGACCACGGGGTCACCTTCAACGCCGAGAACAAGCTGCGCACGCTGCTGTGGGGCTGGGCGGGGGAGCCGCTGACGGCCGAGGCGCTGGACGTCCTCGCCTCCCTGCGTGACGCGCTGGCACCGGGCGCACCGCTGGCCACCCGCTTGGCCGAACTGGTCACCGCCGTCGAGATCGACGCCACACGCGCGCGGGTCGGGGCGATGCTCGCCTCCGGGAAACACCCCGAACCGAGCGGGGAATGGCCCGCGATCCCCTGGCCCCCGGTGTAGCGCGGTTCCCCGTCCGCACCGGGCGGGGAACCGCGCAAGGGGGTCGTCCCGGCCAAGAGGTGCTGCCCGGTTCGTATACGGAAGTCCCGTCCGGTTAGGCTCATGACATGTATGCCTGGCCCGCTTCTGAGGTCCCCGCCCTGCCTGGTGAGGGCCGCGACCTCCGGATCCACGACACCGCGACCGGTGGGCTCGTCACCCTTGCCCCCGGTCCCGTCGCCCGTATCTACGTGTGCGGCATCACGCCGTACGACGCCACCCACATGGGACACGCGGCGACCTACAACGCGTTCGACCTCGTACAGCGCGTGTGGCTCGACACCAAGCGGCAGGTTCACTACGTCCAGAACGTGACGGACGTCGACGACCCGCTCCTGGAGCGGGCCGAACGCGACGGCATCGACTGGGTGGGACTCGCCGAGAAGGAGACCGCCCTCTTCCGCGAGGACATGACCGCCCTGCGGATGCTGCCGCCGCGCCACTACATAGGCGCAGTCGAGGCGATACCCGGCATCGTGCCGCTCGTCGAGCGGCTGCGGGACGCCGGAGCCGCGTACGAACTCGAAGGCGACGTCTACTTCTCCATCGAGGCCGACCCCGACTTCGGCAGGGTGTCCAACCTGGACGCCGCGACGATGCGCCTGCTCTCCGCGGAGCGCGGCGGCGACCCTGACCGCGTCGGCAAGAAGAACCCCCTCGACCCGATGCTGTGGATGGCCGCCCGCGAGGGCGAGCCGAGCTGGGACGGCGGCTCACTCGGCCGCGGCCGGCCCGGCTGGCACATCGAGTGCGTCGCCATCGCCCTCGACCACCTGGGGATGGGCTTCGACGTCCAGGGCGGCGGTTCCGACCTCGCCTTCCCGCACCACGAGATGGGCGCCTCGCACGCCCAGGTGCTGACCGGCGAGTTCCCGATGGCCAAGGCGTACGTCCACGCAGGCATGGTCGCGCTGCACGGCGAGAAGATGTCGAAGTCCAAGGGCAACCTCGTCTTCGTGTCCCGGCTGCGGCACGACGGGGTCGACCCGGCCGCCATCCGCCTCGCGCTGCTGGCACACCACTACCGGTCCGACTGGGAGTGGACGGACAGCGTCCTCGAAGAGGCCGTCGCGCGCCTGGAGGACTGGCGGGCCGCGGTGTCCCGGCCCGACGGGCCCTCCGCCGACACGCTCGTCGAGGAGATCCGCGCCGCGCTGGCCGAGGACCTCGACGCACCGGCCGCGCTCGCCGCGGTCGACCGCTGGGCCGCGCTCCAGCACGAGAGCGGCGGCACGGACGAGGGCGCTCCCGGCATCGTCTCGCGGGCCGTCGACGCGCTGCTCGGTGTCGCCCTGTAGTACCTGGTTCCACCTCGTCCCGCCGTGCCCGCAGGGGAGCGGCGGAACGGACGAGTGCCGGGCGGAGAACCTCCGCCCGGCACTCTTCATGTCGCTGGAACGCCCGTCCCTACCTGGTCACGATGACGGACTGGACGGCGCCGGTGCCGGTGTCGTAGATCCCGTAGACCTGCTGCCCGTAGGCGAAGGCCTTCTGGACCACGTCGTGGGTCACCTGGTTGGGGTTGACCAGCCGGCGCCAGGCGTTGTCGATGAACAGGTAGAGGGCCTGGGGCTGGCCGGGGAGCGCGGTGACGACGTCCTGGAAGTGCTGGGCCGCACCGATCGCCAGGGCCCGGGTCTCGACGGCGCTCTGCAGGATCAGCGGCTCGCCGTGCTGGATCTGCTGGTGCAGGTGCTGCTGCTGACCGCCGGCTTGCTGACCACCGAACTGCGGACTACCGAACTGCGGACTGCCGAGCTGCTGACCGCCGAGCTGCTGGAGCAGTTGCTGGAACGGCTGCTGCTGTCCGAGCTGCTGGAGCTGCTGCTGCAGGTGCTGCGGAACCTGCTGACCGAACTCGTGCCGGCCGAAGGGCTGCTGCGTCTGCTGCCCGATCGGCATCTGCTGGGCGCCGGACATCTGCTGCCCGATCGGCATCTGCTGCGTGCCGGACATCTGCTGCCCGAACGGCGCCTGCTGGCCGATGCCCTGCTGCTGGTAGGGCGACGTGCTCGGGTACTGCTGCTGTCCCTGCTGGCTCATCTGCGGGATCGTGCTCATGCGGGGGTGCCACCTTCCATCAATGGTTGGTTGCGTTCCGTTGTGTGCGTTGCGGTCCGTTACGTCTGTCGCGGTCCGGGAGAACCGGATCCTCAGCCCGTGACGACCAGGCCGACGATCTCGTCGTCCGAGAACCAGACCCGTACGTCGGGCCGTCCCCCCACAAAGGCGGAGTGCACCGCCTGACGGATCTCGGGGGACGGGTTGTCCAGGTTGCGCCAGGCTCCGGACACGTACAGCCGGAGCCTCGGCGGGAGTTCGCGCGGATACGGCAGCAGCTCGTCCCAGTACCGTTCGGCCTGGCCCGAGCCGACCGCCTCCGGCAGCAGATGGGTGACCGCCGCCTTGATGTCCGGCCGGCTGCCGATCCGCTGGGACGCGGGCCGGCCCGGTGCGTCCTGCTGCGGGGAACCCGTGGCCCGCAGTACCGCGCGCGCACGCTCCGGGGACATCGGCGCCTGCCCGGCCGCCTTGAGCATGCCCTGCAGCGCGGCCAGCGCGCCGACCACCACCGGGGAGGCGGAGGAGGTCCCGGAGAACGTGTCCGTGTACCAGGCGATCTCCTCGGCGCCGCCCTGCAGATCGCCGGGCCGGTCCCAGAAGCCGCCGGTGGTCGTGACCTCGCGTCCCCAGCCCTGCGCGTCCACGCGTGCCCCGTAGTTGGAGAACGCGAGCCGTGAGCGGTCCGGGCCGTGGTCGCGGCCGTGCGTGCCGGGCGGTGGTGCGCCCGCGCCGACCAGGATCGCCCCGGAGGACGGGTTGGAGGGGTTGAAGGGGTTGCGCCACCACTCGGGGAACTCCGGAGGGCGGCGTTCGTACAGGGCGTCGTCGAGCGACTCGGCGCCGTTGCCGGCCGCCGCCACCACGAGGATGCCCCTGGCGGTGGCGTACTGGACGGCCGCGAAGTTGTCGGGCCACCATTCGAGCGCGATGTAGCCCTCCTGGCTGTCGCGCTCCTCGAAGTCGAACCGGGGCCCAGGGGCCTGCAGTTCGACCAGGATGAGGTCACCGGGGCTCAGCCGCTGGGCCGCCGCGTGGATCGCCGCGGCCGTTCCGACACCCTGGAAGGAAGCGGCGGCGGTCACGGCGTCGGGCGTGATCCCGGTGATCCCGTGCTCATTGCGGTCGCCGCCGATCACACCGATGGCGGCGGTGCCGTGGTTGCGCCAGGCGAGGTCCGTGTGAGGGGTGCCCACGACGACGCCGGCGAGTTTGGACGCCAGGTCCTCGTGGCCGAGCTGCCAGGCACCCTCCACGTCGATCACGGTGACGCTCCGGCCCGAACCGCCCGGCCGCTGCCAGGCCCAGTACGCGTCGACGCCCTCGGGCGCCGGACGCAGGTAGCCCTGCCGGCTGGTGAAGTCGGGGGTGACGGGCGCCCCTTCCTTCAGCCGCTGGCTGTCGTCGGCGCTCCGGCCGGTCCACGGTGCCGAACCCGTCGAGGCCGGAACGGCACCGGGCTTCACGTACGCCGTGTCGATCTCGGGCAGCGCGGCGATCCGCGCGCGCAGTTCCTGGGCACGGCTGCGCACACCGCGCACCCGGTAGAAGAGGGCGAGGTCGGGCCCGCTCCCGGTGCCCGTCGTCGCCGACTGCTGAAGCGTCGCCGCCGACTGCTGGAGCCGTTCCTCGCTGCCGAACAGCGGCTCCAGGGCAAGCTGTTCGTCGCTGAGGAACATGTCCAGGGCCGAGACGTCGGCGCCCGCCGCCGAACGTACGCCCTCGGCCCGGGCACGCAGCCGCGCCTCCGGGCGGGCGACGACGATCAGCTCCTGCTCGGCTCCTCGGTAGGTGAATCCCGCTCCGTCGGGCCCCGGCCCGGACGTTCCCGGGCCGTGCGCCGGCTGTACCTGGTCGGTCATCGCGTGCCGCTCCCTTCGATCCCTGGGGGTGCCGGTCCTTGCGTATGCCGTTCGTCGGTCGGGTCGTTCGATGCGTGGGTCGTTCCGCCGTGCCGTGTGCGGTCCACGGTCGGCGCGGTGCGCCATGTCCCGTCGCCGGTCGGCGCCTTCGGGGCACAACCTGGCACGCCCACGGCGTCCCGTCCACCCCGTCTTCGCCAACTTGGTTTGAAAACAAGTTGAATTGGGAAACCTGTGCAATCCGGCTGGAAACAGATGTCACGCTTCAATCAGGCCAAATACGGCCGAGACGGATGTCATGTGCCGGGACGACAGCGGTTGTTGACGGCACGGCACGGCTGAGGGGCGGGACGCGTCGTGCGCGTCCCGCCCCTCAGCCGTGCCGTCCGGTCGTTCCGTTCAGTCCTCGGAGGGGTCCGACGTGTCGGAGGGACCGGAGGGGTCCGGCGTCTCCGGCGAACCGGGCGACTCCGCCGCGTTCGACGGATCGTCCGCCCGGCTCGACGGATCAGGGGAGCCCTCGGGGTCCGTCGCGCGTCCCCGGGCTCCGGACCCGGTCCCACCGGCCGGTTCGTCCGGCCCCTTCGGCGGCTCCGCGTCCGGCCCGCCGTCCTGCCCCGCGTCCGGCTCGGGGCGCTGCGCCGTCGGAGGCCGTCCCCGTCCGCCGGGCGTGCCGGGGGTGTCGCGGAGGTACGACTCGCCGCTCTCCGTGGCATGGCCGCCGGACCCGGCGGCCGGACCGCCGCCGTCCCTGCGGCGCAGATAACGCTCGAACTCGCGCGCGATGGCCTCGCCGGACGCCTCCGGCAGTTCGGCGGTGTCCCGGGCCTCCTCCAGCGTCTGGACGTACTCGGCGACCTCGCTGTCCTCGGCGGCCAACTGGTCGACGCCGAGCTGCCAGGCCCGCGCGTCCTCGGGCAGCTCGCCCAGCGGAATGCGCAGGTCGATGAGGTCCTCCAGGCGGTTGAGCAGGGCCAGCGTCGCCTTCGGGTTCGGCGGCTGCGACACGTAGTGCGGTACGGCCGCCCACAGCGACACGGCCGGTACGCCCGCGTGCGTGCACGCCTCCTGGAGGACGCCGACGATGCCGGTGGGGCCCTCGTACTTGGTCTCCTCCAGGTCCATCGTGCGGGCCAGGTCGGAGTCGGACGTGACCCCGCTGACCGGCACCGGACGGGTGTGCGGGGTGTCGCCCAGCAGGGCGCCCAGGATCACCACCAGCTCCACGCCCAGTTCGTGCGCGAAACCGAGCAGTTCGTTGCAGAACGAGCGCCAGCGCATGGACGGCTCGATGCCCCGGACGAGCACGAGATCGCGCGGCTTGTCGCCGCCGATCCGGACCACCGACAGACGGGTGGTCGGCCAGGTGATCTTGCGAACGCCGCCGTCCAGCCACACCGTGGGGCGGTTCACCTGGAAGTCGTAGTAGTCCTCGGCGTCCAGCGCCGCGAACACCTCGCCCTTCCACTCCTTGTCCAGATGCGCCACCGCGGCGGAGGCGGCGTCGCCGGCGTCGTTCCAGCCCTCGAACGCGGCCACCATGACTGGGTCGATCAGCTCGGGAACCCCCTCCAGCTCGATCACCCAGCGCCTCCTTCCGATGTGCCCTCGCGTACGCCTCAACCTTACGGCGTGCCGAGGGGGCCTCCGCAGCCCCCTCGCACGGGGGAGTGAACGGATCACTGCCCCGCCGACGGGCCGGAAACACGCGTGACTCCATCCCGGCCACCCCGCGGTCGTCCGAGCCGTCCCTGACCAACTCGCCGGGAGAACGGTGACGTTGCCGGGCACCCGGACGACGGACCGATGACGGCGAGAGATCCGAGGCGCGATGCTCGCGCGGGGTCCCGGCGACCGCGTCCCCCTGGGCCGGACGGCCTTTCGCAAGGAGCGGCGCGACAGCCCCGGTCCGGCCGTGCGGTGCCGGCCGTGCGTGAGGGGCGGCACCCCCCGTGGGAGCCGCCCCTCACCCGGCCGCGGGCGCCTACGCGCCGTCGAGAAGGCCCTGCACCTTGGCGCGGACCTCGTCGGTGGCGAGACCGCGGATCGTCAGCGTCGTACGGCGGCGCAGCACGTCGTCCGCCGTCTCGGCCCACTCGTTGTCCCGGGCGTACACGACCTGCGCCCAGATCTCCGGGGCGTCCGGGTGGACGCGC
This genomic interval carries:
- the mshC gene encoding cysteine--1-D-myo-inosityl 2-amino-2-deoxy-alpha-D-glucopyranoside ligase; amino-acid sequence: MYAWPASEVPALPGEGRDLRIHDTATGGLVTLAPGPVARIYVCGITPYDATHMGHAATYNAFDLVQRVWLDTKRQVHYVQNVTDVDDPLLERAERDGIDWVGLAEKETALFREDMTALRMLPPRHYIGAVEAIPGIVPLVERLRDAGAAYELEGDVYFSIEADPDFGRVSNLDAATMRLLSAERGGDPDRVGKKNPLDPMLWMAAREGEPSWDGGSLGRGRPGWHIECVAIALDHLGMGFDVQGGGSDLAFPHHEMGASHAQVLTGEFPMAKAYVHAGMVALHGEKMSKSKGNLVFVSRLRHDGVDPAAIRLALLAHHYRSDWEWTDSVLEEAVARLEDWRAAVSRPDGPSADTLVEEIRAALAEDLDAPAALAAVDRWAALQHESGGTDEGAPGIVSRAVDALLGVAL
- a CDS encoding DUF3090 domain-containing protein, giving the protein MSRQVFLYDPPDRFVAGTVGLPGRRTFFLQASSGPRVTSVALEKTQVAALAERMDELLDEVVRRTGGSAPVPAMASTEVSDTAPLDTPVEEEFRVGTMALAWDGEEQRMIVEAQALVEVEAESDEDLAEAEERLLQDEENGPPMLRVRLSGAQARAFAKRALDVVNAGRPPCPLCSLPLDPEGHVCPRQNGYRRGA
- a CDS encoding S8 family peptidase, coding for MTDQVQPAHGPGTSGPGPDGAGFTYRGAEQELIVVARPEARLRARAEGVRSAAGADVSALDMFLSDEQLALEPLFGSEERLQQSAATLQQSATTGTGSGPDLALFYRVRGVRSRAQELRARIAALPEIDTAYVKPGAVPASTGSAPWTGRSADDSQRLKEGAPVTPDFTSRQGYLRPAPEGVDAYWAWQRPGGSGRSVTVIDVEGAWQLGHEDLASKLAGVVVGTPHTDLAWRNHGTAAIGVIGGDRNEHGITGITPDAVTAAASFQGVGTAAAIHAAAQRLSPGDLILVELQAPGPRFDFEERDSQEGYIALEWWPDNFAAVQYATARGILVVAAAGNGAESLDDALYERRPPEFPEWWRNPFNPSNPSSGAILVGAGAPPPGTHGRDHGPDRSRLAFSNYGARVDAQGWGREVTTTGGFWDRPGDLQGGAEEIAWYTDTFSGTSSASPVVVGALAALQGMLKAAGQAPMSPERARAVLRATGSPQQDAPGRPASQRIGSRPDIKAAVTHLLPEAVGSGQAERYWDELLPYPRELPPRLRLYVSGAWRNLDNPSPEIRQAVHSAFVGGRPDVRVWFSDDEIVGLVVTG
- a CDS encoding PAC2 family protein, producing MIELEGVPELIDPVMVAAFEGWNDAGDAASAAVAHLDKEWKGEVFAALDAEDYYDFQVNRPTVWLDGGVRKITWPTTRLSVVRIGGDKPRDLVLVRGIEPSMRWRSFCNELLGFAHELGVELVVILGALLGDTPHTRPVPVSGVTSDSDLARTMDLEETKYEGPTGIVGVLQEACTHAGVPAVSLWAAVPHYVSQPPNPKATLALLNRLEDLIDLRIPLGELPEDARAWQLGVDQLAAEDSEVAEYVQTLEEARDTAELPEASGEAIAREFERYLRRRDGGGPAAGSGGHATESGESYLRDTPGTPGGRGRPPTAQRPEPDAGQDGGPDAEPPKGPDEPAGGTGSGARGRATDPEGSPDPSSRADDPSNAAESPGSPETPDPSGPSDTSDPSED
- a CDS encoding histidine phosphatase family protein translates to MPTLILVRHGRSTANTAGLLAGWTPGVALDERGTQQAAALPGRLAGLPIAEVVTSPLQRCQETVQPLLEARPEVPAHTEERIGEAHYGDWSGRKLAELKDEPLMDVVQAHPSAAAFPGGESMRAMQTRAAEAVREWNARVERDHGGDAVYLMCSHGDIIKSLVADALGLHLDLFQRISVEPCSITAIRYTRLRPFLVRLGDTGDLASLAPREEPASGDAPVGGGAGAP
- a CDS encoding SCO1664 family protein, translating into MSAPERIPPRSVTTAELLARGELKVRGQIREASNAVLYCSVSYEGREAFCVYKPVAGERPLWDFPDGTLAQREVAAYEVSEATGWGLVPTTVLRDGPYGEGMCQLWIEASAAEDGAGLLALVEGEEPAEGWKAIGFAEVDEGRTALLVHADDVRLRRLAVLDAVINNADRKGGHLLPAQEGHLYGIDHGVTFNAENKLRTLLWGWAGEPLTAEALDVLASLRDALAPGAPLATRLAELVTAVEIDATRARVGAMLASGKHPEPSGEWPAIPWPPV